DNA sequence from the bacterium genome:
ATTATCAAAGAAAAAGGCTCCTTGTTTTCTTAAATCAATCATTTGACCCACTCGGTGCTGGATACAATATTATCCAATCAAAGATTGCTATTGGAGGAGCAGGCGTTTTTGGAGCTGGTTTTTTGAAAGGGCCACAAAGCCACCTTGGATTTCTTCCTGAGAGGGCATCAGATTTCATCTTTTCTGTTTATGCTGAAGAATGGGGTTTTGCTGGTGTTTTTTTCCTTATTCTTCTTTTCTTTCTCCTTACAACAACAGGGCTTAAGATAGCAAGATCCTGCGGCGACCCATTTGGAAGCCTTCTTGCTTGTGGTATATCAACAATGATTGCTGTAGCAGGGTTTATAAACATTGGAATCTGTTGTGGAATCCTTCCTGTAACAGGAATTCCCCTTCCATTCATAAGCTATGGCGGCTCATCCCTTTTAATAAATATGCTGTCTATTGGAATCCTCCTTTCAATAAATAAATGGGCAAGATAGGAAAAGAAAAAAAGGTAAAGCTTATTATAGGGATGCTCACAAAGGATGAACAGCTCTTTGAAGAAACAGAAGATATTCTTAAAAGACAATTTAAAAAGATAGAGCTTGCCTCTTGTATATTTGCTTTTGATGAAACAGAATATTACAAAGAGGAATTTGGGGAAGGCTTAAAAAGAAAATTTATCTCATTTAAAAAGCTTATATTAGAAGGCTCTATTTCAAAGATAAAGGTCTACACAAATTCAATTGAGGAAAAATTCTCTCTTTCTGGAAAGAGGAGGATAAATATTGACCCAGGATACATTGGAAGTGGGAAGCTTGTTTTGGCAAGCACAAAGGATAGCTATCATAGGGTATATCTTAATAATGGAATATATGGAGAGTGCACCCTTTATTTTTATAAAGGTGAATTTAGGGAATTCCCCTGGACATACCCAGATTTTAGAAAAGAGGAATATAAAAATTTTTTTCTTTCCGTAAGGAAAGCATACCTTAAAAACTAATGTATGGGTTCAAGTCAAATGATATATTTTTATCTTACAAGAACATACTTTCTTTGATTTAAAATCCCCTCTATATCTTCTTCTTTCTGTTCTATTTGATAACATCGGGTCAAATTTTTTGGTAACTATTCAGTCTCTATTATAGGGATATGTTAAATTTTTCTCAATCTTTTTCGTAACTATATATTAAAGTGATTTCAAAACAAGAGAAAAATTACATTAGTCATTTTGACACACAGCACATACAATAAACTTATGGGGGACAAAATTCCATAAATCCTGCTTTTTCCCTATAATTTTCTTGTCAAATAAGGAGGATAGATGTTAGAATAATTTAATGAAACTTAGCCAATATTTCTTTCATACATCAATTGAGGTTCCAAAGGATGCTGAAATAATCTCCCATAGCCTTATGCTAAAAGCAGGGCTTATTAAGATGCTATCATCTGGTATCTATTCCTATCTTCCTCTTGGCTTAAGGGTATTAAGAAAAATAGAGGGGATAATCAGGGAGGAGATGAATAAAATAGGTGCAATTGAGCTTTTAATGCCCTCTCTTTCTCCATCATCCCTTTGGAAGGAAACAAATAGGTGGACAGAATATGGAGAGGATATGTTCAGGCTAAAGGATAGGAAGGATAATGAATTTGGCCTTGCTCCAACACATGAAGAGCCAATATGCGATATTGTAAGGGATATTGTCCAATCATACAAAAAACTTCCATTCTCCCTATACCAAATCCAGACGAAATTTAGGGATGAGCCAAGACCAAGGGGTGGTGTAATAAGGGCAAGGGAGTTTCTAATGAAGGATGCATATTCATTTCACAAAACAGAAAAAGAGCTTGATGAGACATATCAAAAATTCTTTGGGGCATATAAGAGAATCTTTGAACGATGTGGCTTAAATTTTGTAATTGTTGAGGCAAGCGCTGGAATTATTGGAGGCTCATTTTCTAATGAATTTATAGCCTCTTCAGAGAATGGAGAGGATACAATATTTGTTTGTAAATCCTGCGGCTATTCTGCAAGCCTTGAAAAAGCAGAAATAGAATTCAGGAGTCAAGGGTCAGGGATCAGGGGTCAGGAGATGGCGCTTGAGTTGGTTGAGACACCAAATCTTAAGAGCGTGACAAAGGTGTCAGGCTATCTTTCCAAGAAGCCAGAAGAATTGATAAAAACATTGGTTTTAAAGGCAGATGGCGATGTTATTGCTGTTCTTATTCGTGGAGACTCTGATCTTAATGAGGAAAAGCTTAAAAAGGCATTAAATATAAAAGAGCTTTCTATGGCAGACGAAGAAACAATAGAAAAAACAACAGGTGGACCTTTGGGATTTTCAGGCCCAATTGGCCTTAATATAAAAATAATTGCCGATTATTCAGTAAAGGATGGAGGAAATTTTGTTGTTGGTGCAAATAAGGAAAATTTTCACTATATAAATGTAAATATGGGAAGGGATTTTAATGTATCTTCCTTTTTTGATTTAAGAAATGCAAGGGAAAATGACCCTTGCCCTAAATGTGAGGGCTTTCTTTCTGAAATAAAAGGAATAGAGCTTGGCCATTGCTTTAAATTAGGAACAAAGTATTCAAAGCTAATGGGATTGAGGTTTCTTGATGAAAATGGAGAAAAAAACCTAATAATTATGGGCTGTTATGGAATCGGCGTATCCAGAATAATTGCCGCTGTTATTGAACAAAACTATGACAAAAGAGGGATGGTATTTTCAAAAGAGATTGCACCATTCTCCTTAGTTATTATAAACATTGAAAATAAAGAATTGGCGGATTGGCTCTATTCAACCCTAAAGGATTTGGGAATTGATGTGCTGTATGATGATAGGGATGAAACCCCAGGAAAGAAGTTTGCAGATGCTGACCTTATTGGCATTCCATACCAGATAATCATTGGAAAAAAGTCTACAAGGGAAAAAATAGAGTTTGTAGAGAGAAAAACAAAAAAAACAGAATTTTTAAGCCTTGATGAGATTATAGAAAGGATAAAATGATTGAATCAAGACATTATAACGAGGATACATACAAAAAAATAGAAATACAAGGCCATATTTTTGCTTGTACAAGAAAGAGTGAAAGTGAATGTTTTGATAAGATGCTTTTTGCTACAAATAAACTCTATGAAGATAAGGCATTACTTGTCAAAAAAGGAGATATTCTGTTTTTACTAAACATTGATACCGATAAACTTTACGGCCCTTTTATTGCTAAAACAGATTGTGTTGAAAATTTAGACAAAGAGGCGTTCAATGGCAAATACCCATTCCAGGTTAAAGTTGGAACTAATGGGGAGTTAAAAACTATAACCAAGACTAAAAATGTCCTTTCTAAAATGGGAATTGACTGGAGAGAAAGATTGAATAGGAGGCGGATAAAATGGCTTTTGGATTATTTAACTGATCCATCAAATTTTGATTGGGAAAAAGTTATAATTACAAAGGAAGAGGAAGAAAAACCCCGTTTGGAATCTACCACTTTATGGGATTATCCTACGCAAAGCTATGGAAAAACCCGTAAAGGAGACAATAAATATCCAGGTGTTACACCTGCCTTTATAATTTATAATATGATAAAGCGTTATACAAGAGCTGGGGATTTAGTTGTTGACCCTATGGCTGGTAGTGGCACCACCCTGGATGTTTGCAAAGAAGAAGGCAGAAGATGTATTGCCTATGATATAGCGCCGACCAGACCAGATATTATTCAGAATGATAGCCGAAGTATCCCATTACAAGACAATATTGTTGATATGATATTCATTGATTCCCCCTATGGTGATAATGTGAGATACAACGAAAATCCCTTAGATATTGGTAAGATCTCTGCCGAGAAGGAAGAATTTTATAATGAATTAGAAAAGGTAATGAAAGAATGCCTTCGGATACTTAAAACCGGAAAAGTGCTCGGCTGGTTAATTGGTGACCAGTGGGTTAAGAAAAGGTTCACACCCGTAGGCTTAAAGATTTTTGAGAGACTATGCAAATATTTTGAGCCATTAGACATTATATGTGTAGTTCGCAGAGGACAAACCTCTAACACGGGTATATGGTATAACCGAGCAATCCGCTTTAACTTTTACCTGCGTGGGTTCAAATATCTTTTGCTTATGCGAAAAACCTTGCCAAAAGAGCAAATGAAAGAAGGGGAAAGAAAGATAGAATGGAGGTATTATGAGAGAAAAAAATGAAATACAATGGCTTGCTTAAGATGTATGAAAATTTGTATCTAATCAGGTTTTTTAAGTAAATTACAGTTACAACCTAAAGATATGGAAAATTCTAAATCCAAAGCACTTAAAAAATAATGTCCAATGTCCAAATCCAAATGTCCAATATGGAATTTGTCATTAAGATATCCGGCAAAAAAGGGAAGAGCCATTGTAGAACTTGATACAGATGGAAGTTATGTGATGAGTGAAAGAGAGGTAGAGGAGAGTGAAAAGGTTAAAATGTTTTCTTATTTTATTGATGACCTGAAAAGGTTATTGAGGAATAAATAATCAAATGATAAAAGGCATAGGAACAGACCTTGTTGATGTTTCAAGAATAAGAAAGGCAAGTAAAAAATGGAAGGATAGATTTCTTGAAAAAATATTTACAGAAGATGAGCTTTCCTATTGCAATTTAAAAAACAATCCATACCCACACCTTGCAGGAAGGTTTGCGGCAAAAGAGGCTGTAATGAAGGCTTTAGGTGTTGGATTTCCAGCCATTTCATTTAAAGACATAGAGATTACAAACCATTCTGGGCCACCAGGGGTAATCCTCAAAGGAAGGGCAAGAAGAATTGCAAAGAAAAAAGATATATTAAAAATTCTTGTTTCAATATCCCATATAGACGACAAGGCATCTAGCTTTGCTATTACTGAATGAAAATCACACTTATTGAACCAGGCTCGCCTGATTGGCATGTTTTTTCTGATTTTCCCCTGCCAAGGCTTGGACTTCCAATCATATCCTCTATCCTTAAGAAAGAGGGTCATTCGGTTAATATATTTTGTGAAGACCTATCACCCATTGACTACAAAATAGCCTATTCCTCTGACCTTATTGGCATATCAACAACAACCTCAACCGCACCAAGGGCATATAAAATTGCAAGGGAATTTAAGGAAATGGGAATCCCTGTTGTAATGGGAGGTCCCCATGCAACATTTAGACCAGAGGAAGCCCTTGCCCATTCCCATTACTGTGTAAGGCAGGAGGGAGAGGAAACAATAAAAGAGCTTGTTTTGGCACTACCTAATGGATGTAATTTGAAAGATATAAAGGGTCTTTCATACATAGAGGATGGAAAATTTAAGCACAACCCAGAAAGGGAATTGTTGTGTGACCTTGATTGTATTCCATTTCCTGATATTGATGGAATTGTTGGAAAAGAAAAGCTTCGTATTTTTCCAATTCAAACAACCAGGGGATGCCCATTCAATTGCTCATTTTGCTCAGTAACGCCAATGTTTGGAAAGAAATACAGGATGAGGTCAATAGAATCTGTAATAGATGAGATTGCCTATAGAAAACAGAAGGATATATTTTTTTATGACGATAATTTTTCCGCTGTTAATGAGAGAACAAAATCCCTCCTTGAGAAAATGGC
Encoded proteins:
- a CDS encoding DNA methyltransferase, giving the protein MIESRHYNEDTYKKIEIQGHIFACTRKSESECFDKMLFATNKLYEDKALLVKKGDILFLLNIDTDKLYGPFIAKTDCVENLDKEAFNGKYPFQVKVGTNGELKTITKTKNVLSKMGIDWRERLNRRRIKWLLDYLTDPSNFDWEKVIITKEEEEKPRLESTTLWDYPTQSYGKTRKGDNKYPGVTPAFIIYNMIKRYTRAGDLVVDPMAGSGTTLDVCKEEGRRCIAYDIAPTRPDIIQNDSRSIPLQDNIVDMIFIDSPYGDNVRYNENPLDIGKISAEKEEFYNELEKVMKECLRILKTGKVLGWLIGDQWVKKRFTPVGLKIFERLCKYFEPLDIICVVRRGQTSNTGIWYNRAIRFNFYLRGFKYLLLMRKTLPKEQMKEGERKIEWRYYERKK
- a CDS encoding proline--tRNA ligase, which produces MKLSQYFFHTSIEVPKDAEIISHSLMLKAGLIKMLSSGIYSYLPLGLRVLRKIEGIIREEMNKIGAIELLMPSLSPSSLWKETNRWTEYGEDMFRLKDRKDNEFGLAPTHEEPICDIVRDIVQSYKKLPFSLYQIQTKFRDEPRPRGGVIRAREFLMKDAYSFHKTEKELDETYQKFFGAYKRIFERCGLNFVIVEASAGIIGGSFSNEFIASSENGEDTIFVCKSCGYSASLEKAEIEFRSQGSGIRGQEMALELVETPNLKSVTKVSGYLSKKPEELIKTLVLKADGDVIAVLIRGDSDLNEEKLKKALNIKELSMADEETIEKTTGGPLGFSGPIGLNIKIIADYSVKDGGNFVVGANKENFHYINVNMGRDFNVSSFFDLRNARENDPCPKCEGFLSEIKGIELGHCFKLGTKYSKLMGLRFLDENGEKNLIIMGCYGIGVSRIIAAVIEQNYDKRGMVFSKEIAPFSLVIINIENKELADWLYSTLKDLGIDVLYDDRDETPGKKFADADLIGIPYQIIIGKKSTREKIEFVERKTKKTEFLSLDEIIERIK
- a CDS encoding DUF4416 family protein, whose amino-acid sequence is MGKIGKEKKVKLIIGMLTKDEQLFEETEDILKRQFKKIELASCIFAFDETEYYKEEFGEGLKRKFISFKKLILEGSISKIKVYTNSIEEKFSLSGKRRINIDPGYIGSGKLVLASTKDSYHRVYLNNGIYGECTLYFYKGEFREFPWTYPDFRKEEYKNFFLSVRKAYLKN
- the acpS gene encoding holo-ACP synthase; the encoded protein is MIKGIGTDLVDVSRIRKASKKWKDRFLEKIFTEDELSYCNLKNNPYPHLAGRFAAKEAVMKALGVGFPAISFKDIEITNHSGPPGVILKGRARRIAKKKDILKILVSISHIDDKASSFAITE
- a CDS encoding radical SAM protein: MKITLIEPGSPDWHVFSDFPLPRLGLPIISSILKKEGHSVNIFCEDLSPIDYKIAYSSDLIGISTTTSTAPRAYKIAREFKEMGIPVVMGGPHATFRPEEALAHSHYCVRQEGEETIKELVLALPNGCNLKDIKGLSYIEDGKFKHNPERELLCDLDCIPFPDIDGIVGKEKLRIFPIQTTRGCPFNCSFCSVTPMFGKKYRMRSIESVIDEIAYRKQKDIFFYDDNFSAVNERTKSLLEKMAKNGISPKNWTAQVRVDIAKDKDLLLLMKKTNCLFVYIGFESVNPGTLKEYKKGQTLDEIKEGIETIHKFGIRIHGMFVLGSDSDREETIRETVDFAKKYKIDTIQFLILTPLPGTKTFNELDKAGRIFTYDWSLYDGMNVVYEPKQMTPYQLQLGNIKALRKFYSLHSVIKLFLKFKPLNALLRYYGRRIRKKWEAKHKEALEKLKDFSAEILKKKRGKI